Proteins co-encoded in one Nicotiana sylvestris chromosome 7, ASM39365v2, whole genome shotgun sequence genomic window:
- the LOC138873489 gene encoding uncharacterized protein: MAIDMTVPWLVRDDFNVIWDEEEKFCRLLMSLNEVDDFRHHINAYNLSDLGFKRSIFTWWNGISEEDCIFKRLDRFLGNMELQQTFPSLEVTHLSKIGSNHRPMLLKCDIESSPIKKSFRFLNFWVKDNTFKDEKLKKALSNRSRATYEDIFQNIADLEEVVLVHERSSGNKNLGCHGLDGYRNTKFFHAQVNSRRKRLQLKRIQNSIVNIEQNEKLISMPTRKEVKLTALGLNGESVGGPNVL, from the exons ATGGCTATTGATATGACTGTTCCATGGCTTGTGAGAGATGATTTTAATGTGATTTGGGATGAGGAAGAGAAGTTTTGCAGGCTACTAATGTCTCTAAATGAAGTTGATGATTTTAGACACCACATCAACGCCTACAACTTATCAGATTTGGGCTTTAAGAGGAGTATTTTTACCTGGTGGAATGGAATATCAGAGGAGGATTGCATATTCAAAAGGCTTGATCGTTTCTTAGGAAATATGGAACTCCAGCAAACTTTCCCTAGTTTGGAGGTTACACATCTTTCCAAAATAGGATCTAATCATAGACCTATGTTATTGAAGTGTGACATCGAATCTTCTCCTATCAAGAAATCTTTCAGGTTTCTGAATTTTTGGGTTAAGGATAATACTTTTAAGGATGAG AAGTTAAAGAAAGCATTGTCTAATAGGAGTAGAGCAACATATGAAGACATTTTTCAGAATATTGCAGACCTGGAGGAAGTTGTTTTAGTACATGAAAG GAGTTCTGGAAATAAAAATCTAGGATGTCATGGTTTAGATGGTTACAGGAACACAAAGTTCTTTCATGCTCAAGTCAATAGTCGACGAAAGAGATTGCAACTCAAGAGGATCCAAAACAGCATTG TTAATATAGAGCAGAATGAAAAACTAATCAGCATGCCTACAAGAAAAGAGGTTAAGCTTACAGCGTTAGGATTGAATGGGGAATCTGTAGGAGGGCCAAATGTTTTATAG